From a region of the Corallococcus coralloides DSM 2259 genome:
- a CDS encoding alpha/beta fold hydrolase, which yields MRERICTFGPEQSLVGILTEPDPAKVLPEAPTVVLSNVGLNHHVGPYRLWVELARQLAGRGFTTLRFDLSGLGDSRPRREGGADEFQRAREETRAALDYLEQKKGQRRFVLMGLCSGVDSAHAVTVADPRVVGAAFIDGYTYRTLGYHLRFQLRYLSPRRWTRFLRKRKLPAQLREAGEADEVYTREYPERSQLVQDYKHLLERGVSLCFVFSGGMGLSFNHEGQFYEMLSPLKLEGRVTYAFYPRADHLFSVPEDRAELLRKLTAWAVGTVPPRALAG from the coding sequence ATGCGCGAGCGCATCTGTACCTTCGGCCCCGAGCAGAGCCTCGTGGGCATCCTCACGGAACCCGACCCGGCGAAGGTCCTGCCGGAGGCGCCCACGGTGGTGCTCTCCAACGTGGGCCTCAACCACCACGTGGGCCCGTACCGGCTGTGGGTGGAGCTTGCGCGCCAGCTGGCGGGGCGCGGCTTCACCACGCTGCGCTTTGACTTGTCCGGCCTGGGGGACAGCCGCCCCCGCCGCGAGGGCGGCGCCGACGAGTTCCAGCGCGCTCGCGAGGAGACGCGCGCGGCGCTCGACTACCTGGAGCAGAAGAAGGGCCAGAGGCGCTTCGTGCTGATGGGGCTGTGCTCCGGCGTGGACAGCGCGCACGCGGTGACGGTGGCGGATCCGCGCGTGGTGGGCGCGGCCTTCATCGACGGTTACACGTACCGCACGCTGGGCTACCACCTGCGCTTCCAGCTGCGCTACCTGAGCCCCCGCCGGTGGACCCGCTTCCTGCGCAAGCGCAAGCTGCCCGCCCAGCTGCGCGAGGCCGGCGAGGCCGACGAGGTCTACACGCGCGAGTACCCGGAGCGGTCGCAGCTGGTGCAGGACTACAAGCACCTCCTGGAGCGCGGCGTCAGCCTGTGCTTCGTGTTCTCCGGAGGCATGGGGCTGTCCTTCAACCACGAGGGCCAGTTCTACGAGATGCTCTCGCCGCTGAAGCTGGAGGGCCGCGTCACCTACGCCTTCTATCCGCGCGCGGATCACCTCTTCTCCGTGCCGGAGGACCGCGCGGAGCTCCTGCGCAAGCTCACCGCCTGGGCCGTGGGTACGGTGCCTCCGCGCGCGCTGGCGGGCTGA